Below is a window of Thermodesulfitimonas autotrophica DNA.
GGTGAGTCTCGTGCCCTGGGGATACGGCTACGGCTTCGGCCGGGGATTTGGCTTCGGTCGCTGGCACGCAGCACCCTGGTGCCGGCGGCGGTTCTGGGGAGCGCCCTACTGGTACGGCTTCCCCGAGGAGAAAGAATTCTTAAAAAACGAAGCCTCTTTCCTCCGGCAGCAACTGGAGGCAATCGAAAAGCGGCTGCAAGAGCTACAAAAGCAGGAGTAACAGAATGAAGGGGCTGCCCGAAAAAGGCAGCCCCTTCAATTTTTACTGAACCGAAGGCCATCCAGGTATGCGAGCAGTCTTAAACCGCCGGCAGCAAGCAGTCAGAGCAGCGCCAGCGCCCCCTCCCAGATATCCCGCACCGCCTTCCCAGCCGCACCGGCCGTGGCTTCCGTTACCGGTTGGTGCGCCAACTGGGCCTTTACAACCGCGCGCGCAAAAGGAATGCGCCCGAGAAAAGCGGCACCAGCGTCATGGCAGTAAGCCTCAATCGCCGCGCTCATTTCCGGGTCGATGTCGGCCTTATTTACACAGACGCCAACCTGCACCCCAAAATGGCGCGCTAGCTCCAGGACCCGGGCAAGATCATGCTTACCTGCAGCCGTAGGCTCGGTTACTAACACGGCCAGATCGGCACCCGAAAGAGAGGCGATAACCGGGCAGCCAATCCCCGGTGGGCCGTCTATAAGCAGATACTTCCGCCTCGTTTCCTGCGCCAGGTGGCGCGCCTTTTCTTTCACCCGCACTACCAATTTGCCGCTATTCTCCTGCCCGACACCCAATTCCGCATAAACAAAAGGGCCGTAGGGAGTGGTAGCGCTGTAAAGGTGGCCGCTCAACCGCTCCGCCAGCGTGATTGCCCCCGCCGGGCAGACATGGTAGCAGACGGCGCAACCCTCGCAGGCGGTCTCGTCCACCACCCCGTCTTCAATGGCGTCAAAGCGGCACCGTTCGGTGCACATCCCGCAACGGGTGCACTTTTCCTGGTCTACCACCGGTAACCGCCCGCCGTAAAACGGCTCCTTGGTTAAAACGGTCGGACTGAGCAGCAAATGGAGGTTAGCCGCGTCGACATCCGCGTCGGCCAGCACCAGGTCCTGCCCCAGAGCCGCGAAAGCACCCGTCAGCGTAGTCTTCCCGGTGCCCCCCTTACCGCTGAGCACCACGATCTCGCGCACGGCCAACTATCCCTCCAATCTCCCGCCAGAGCGCGCGAAAGGCATCCCGCCACGCCGGCAGGCGCTCCGTAAAAGGCGTCCCGGCCGCACCGGCGCGGGCGATTTCCAGATCAAAAGGTATTTCCGCCAGCACCGGCAGACCGCGCTCCCGGCAGAAATCCCGCACCCCACTATCGCCTAGATCGGCTTTGTTAATCACCACACCGGCAGCAATCCCCAATAGGTCCAGCATGGCCACTACCACTTCCAAATCGTGGCGGCCGAAGGGCGTGGGTTCGGTCACCACGAGACCGAAGTCCACGCCCCGCACCGCGTGAACCACCGGGCAGGACGCGCCGGGCGGGCAGTCAATGATGGTATGGGCTGTTCCCCACTCCCGCCGGCGGAGGTTTTTGATCAAAGGCGGGACCAGCGCTTCGCCTACCCGGAGCCTTCCGCCGCCGAAGATGACCTTTCCCGCTCTTCCCTCCGTAATAACGCCAATCTCCCTTTGCCCCTCCGTCAGCGCGCCGGTAGGGCAAAAGTAGGTGCACCCGCCGCACCCGTGGCACATTTCCGCAAATACCAAAACCGCGTCACCGATTAAAGCGAGAGCGTTGTACGCACATACCTCTACGCACCGGCCGCAACTGTTGCACTTGCCCTCCTGAAAAACGGGAACCGGCAGGTAAACCGGCGTAGTCTTGCTGATTTTCGGATGCAACAGGAGGTGCGCGTTCGGCTCTTCCACATCGCAGTCAAGGAAGCAGAGTTCCTCGCCTATAGATAGAGCCAGGTTAACCGCAACGGTAGTTTTACCCGTGCCTCCTTTACCGCTGAGAACGGCGACGATCACCTGTCCTGGCCCCCGCAACCACCGCCACAGCGCCCGTGACCATGCTCCCCTGCGCCGTGATCGCAAAGCGACGGCCCGGTAGCCAGCCTGCCCGCGAGGAAAGCATCCAGCGCTTCATCCACCCTTCCCCGCACGCCGACCAGCGGCACGACCCCGCGCGATAGAAAAAGCTCCTGTGCCCGGGCGCCGATCCCACCGGCGATAACGTGGGTTACGCCTAAATCGGCCAGGTAACCGGGCAAAAACCCGGGCTGGTGCCCTGGATTCGGGATTACCGTCTTCTCCTTTACCTGACCGTTAACGACCTCGGCCAAGGTAAACGCAGGGCAGTGACCAAAATGCTGCGCGACGTAACCGTTTTCCGTTGCCACCGCTACCTTCACCTTACTCCCCTCCTTTCCGCAGGCTCATCTGCCGCCCGCGCCCCATGCCCATACCCGGACGCGGCGCTGGTTCATCCCGGACCTCTTTCAGAGCGCCCTTTTCGTAAGCGGCCACCGCTTCTTTAACCGTTCCGCGGGCACCGGTAAAGCACCGGATTCCCGCCGCCTGTAAAACCCGGTAGGCGTTGGGACCAAGACTCCCCGTAACCACTACGTTGACCCCCTGGTCTACCACCGCCTGGGCCGCTTGAATGCCGGCCCCGCCACCTGCCCCACTGGCAGGGTTCGCGATCGCCTGCCAGGATTGGGCTGCCGTATCGTAAATAACGAAGTAAGCGCAGCGCCCGAAATGCCCGTCTACCGCCGCCTCCGGCCGCGCTGCCGCAGCCGACACCGCAATTTTCATGCCGTCACCTCCCAACTCAGGACGTTATTGTCTTTAGTATGGGCTGCTAGTGATTAATTATAGGCTATTTTTGGGCATATGTCAATTATTCAGACTGGAGGTTTCACCTCAGCCGGTAATTTACTTGTCCGGATCAGAGAAAATCTGGAGGCCCGGCAGGTATATAACAGCGATTTTACCTCTTAAGATAAGTGCCGGTGCGGAAGACAAAACGGGGTGAATCTTAAACCGCAGCGGGCTGGGGCTCGTAAATGAAGTACTGGTTGCGCCCCGAGTGCTTGGCCCCGTAAAGCGCAGCATCCGCTGCCGCGAGGATCTCCTCTACCGAGTCCCCGTGCTGCGGGAATGATGCAATCCCGACGGAAATGGTGAAAGGAGGGTTGGCGTTCTGCGCCACGGCGGCGATAACGCGCTCGGCCACGCTTGCGGCTTCCTGAGCGTCGGCCTGCGGGAGCAGAACCGCAAACTCGTCCCCGCCATAGCGCCCGATAACGTCATTCTGGCGCAGGTTCGCCTTCGCCAGGATAACGAGCTGCTGCAGGCACTGGTCACCCACCTGATGCCCGAGGGTATCGTTTATCTTTTTGAAGCCGTCGATGTCCATCATCAGCACGCTGAAAGGCCGCCGGATAACCTTCGCCTGGAGCATCACCTCCTGGGCCTTTTGGAGAAAATAGCGCCGGTTAAGCGCCCCGGTCAGGTAGTCGGTTGTTGCCGCCCGCCGCAGCCGCTCGTTCACCGCCCGCAGATCAGCCGTCCGTAGAGAAACAAGGGTATCGAGGTTTTCGTTGACCCAGCGCAGATTCTCCTGTACCTGCAGCAGGCGCAGAAAAGGTTCCTTAACGGCCACCAGGAAAATCGCGTGAAAAAGGAGGAAAAACGCAACTAACTTATAGATGTGGGCTAAGTAGTTAAAGAACTCGCTACCGTGAATGGCTAAAAGAGACGAGACGGTGCTCGCCAAGAAAACCCCGGTCACCCGCACCATCATGAGGTAAAGCAACTCGCCGCTGCGCAGGTATTTCAAAGCATAACGAACGGCCGCACCTCCGGTAAGCAGAGCCGCTATGAGTTCAATATTCCCGGCCGTGCTGCTGAGATTTGCCGTCCCGGAACTTACAGAACCTAAAACAGAACCGAATTTAAAGGCTACAGTGGTAAAAGCAGCCGTCGCTACCAGACCCAACCCGACCAATAAATAGCGCAGGGCGGAAGTCGTCCGCCGCGTCTCCCCGGTCATCCCGCCGCAAAACAACCCCGCTGCGGCAAAAAGGCGCCCCCCCACCCAGAAGAAAAGGGCTTTGGCACTGCTGTTCGCCAAGACAAAGTCCGGCAACGCCGGAACGGAAAGGGCGTAGAAGAGGTTCAAAACGGCTACCCCGAGAAAAAAAACGCCGAGTACGTAGTGTTCCAGTCGTTCACTCCATTGTGAGGCGTACCAGAGCACTAAAAAAACACCGAGAGACAACGTCGTGGCCAGAACCTCGCCCGCCAAGTGGAGCGGCACCTCCGGCAGCCGGTCGTGAACCACGTAAAGACCGGTGCCGAAGAGCGTAACCGCGGCATAAAAAAGAGAAAAATAAAGGAATTCCCTTCTTGTAGCTTGCACGCAGATCCTCTCCAGAAGTCACGGAATCCCTTACTAGTGTTTTTTCGACACTAATTGGCAAACTCCTTCTGGGCCACGCAGGTAACTGCCAGAAAGAAACAGCAGCACCGCAACGCCGCACTGGGAAAAGCAAAGGGGAGCGTTCCCCGCAATTGGGCGCAGCCGCTCCCCTACAAATTCTTGAACCCCGGACTTCTACTGCTGGCCGGCCTTTCGCTGCTTTAGCGCCTCGATCTTTTCTAGTACCTGGGGGGTAAGCTCTAATAGGCGCTCCGCAAAGTGGTTTCCCTCAACGGGAATCAGCCGGATATTTTCCCCTTTAACCGTCAGAAAACCGACCGGCTGGACCGAAACGCCAGCCCCACTTCCCCCGCCGAAAGGCAACTCCCCATCCGCCTGACCACCCTGCTCGCCGGGGAAGGCGCTCCCGCCCGCGGCAAAACCACAGGTAACCCGGGAAACCGGAATGATCACCGTACCGTCCGGCGTCTCTACAGGATCGCCTACCACCGTATTAACATCGACAATGCTCCGGATATTTTCCATCGCCGTCTTCATCAGGCCCTCAATCGGGTGCTCCAAAGACGCCTCACCCCCACCCATTAGCCAACCTTCCCTCTCCATTAAGATGACCTAGCGGCACAGTAAATATGCGCCTACAACTTTTTATAAACCGCTTATAAACCGCCGCAGCTTTCCCGCCAAAACCTAATAAATTCTGTCGGGCTCATCACCCTGACCGGTCCACACGCTACTCGAGGAAAATGCTTCTTGTTACCGGTAACAAGAATGACACCGGCGGCGCGCGCCACCTCCAGAAACGGCTCGTCATCCGGGTCGGGGAGCCTTTCCGGCAGAGGCGCGGTGGTGACCAGGACTCCCTCTTCTTCGATTTGAACGAGAATGGCCTTTACAAGCGACTCTTCGAAGCTAAATTTCGGGCGCGCCAAAACTTCCCGGTACTCAGTGAGGATGCGCGCATCATAGACTACTTGCACCAGTCCCCCGGCAACCAACCGGACAATCATCCCGGCAGTGCTATAGCCCTTTAGCAGGCCGGAAACCAGCACATTGGTATCCAACGCTATCCTCATCGTGTCCGGCTCCGCCGTACCGCCCGGATCTCTTTATCTATCTCGGCTGCTGTTATCTTATCCTTACCGGTTTGCCGTGCACGTTCCTGGATCTTATTGACCGATAGCATCGCGCGGGTGCGGCGCAAAGTGGCCAAATATTCCATCACGTCTTCTCCTTCAACACCGGCCAGGATGGCCACCGGTCTGCCGTTTAAAGTGATCACCATCTCCTTCTCCTGCTGCAGTTGACGCCAAATCTCCCCAGACCTCAGCCGCAGGTTACGCACAGAAATAAATTTCATTAAGTTTTGGCACCTCCACCAACGTTTTCTCACCGCTATTGTATACAATTGTGCTACGATTTTGCAACAGCACCGTATCTAACTTATTCAGATAGCTCGCCATCGGAGAAATGGCTGCAACTCCTTTAGCCGCAACAGGCGCACCCTGACCGGTGCTTCCGTCCGCCGGACTTCGATGTGCAGCCGCTCGTTGGGGTCGGTATCCGGTCCCAGAACCGCTACCACGCTCCTCTATAACACAACAACGGGAACCTTGCGGTTCCCGTCAACGCCGGGCCTGCCATTTTCGATTTAATCTTCGGGGAAGCCGGAAAAGGTAGGCCCCAAAGTGGTCGTTGCCCCTCACCGATGTCCGGATGCCGACCTTCCGTGAGCGGATAGCCAATAGGTGGCGGGCTGCCGCGCCTCCCTCCAATATCTCCTAAAGGGCCTAAGTGCTAAAACTTCCCGAACTCGCGGTCATCAAGAGCAATAACGCTTTCCGGTCTGACCCTCTGCGCGCTTTTCGCCTCCGTTCTCTTTCCCGACCGGTTCCGCGACGGGGTTGCGGCTTCACCCGCGCCCTGCTTGCGTAGGAATTTCTGCAAAGCCGCGAGAATCTCGGGCGTCAGCCCTGCAGGCAAGTCTTTTAAAGCTCCCACGAGCTCTTGCCGCTTCTTGAGCTTGAAGCGCTCGAGCATCTGCTGTAAGTGCAGGGCCTGGGAGGAAAGCTCTTCGCTGGTGGCAGCAAGCTCCTCCGCACTTGCGGTGTTCTCCTGAGTGGCCTGGTCAACCTGGCTGAGCCCCCGGCTGATCTGCTCGATGCCCATGGCCTGTTCTTTACACGCCGAGGCAATTTCGCCTACCAGGTCGGTTACCTTCGTCACGTTCAGCACAATCTCCTCCAGCGCCTTCGCCGTTTCCGTTGCGATTCTGGTGCCGACTTCGGTCCGCTTAATCGAATCTTCGATTAGCTCCGCGGTTTCTTTGGCCGCTTTAGCGCTCCGCTGCGCTAGGTTCCGGACCTCCTCGGCCACCACAGTGAAGCCCTTCCCGTGCTTGCCCGCGCGGGCTGCCTCCACGGCGGCGTTCAGCGCTAACAGGTTCGTCTGGAAGGCGATCTCCTCGATCGCCTTGATGATCTTCGAGATGTTGGTGGCCGCCTCGTTGATCTCGCCCATTGCCCTGACCATCTCGGCCATCTGCTGGTTGCCGTTTTCGGCGCTTTCCTTAGCGCGGGTCGCCAGCTGGTTGGCCTGTGCGGCATTATCCGCGTTAAGCTTTGTCTGCGACGCCATCTGCTGCATCGAAGCGGTGGTTTCCTCGAGCGTCCCGGCGGTTTCCGTTGCGGCCTGGGAGAGCTGCTGGCTCGTCGCCGCAAGTTGCTGCGAACCGCCCGCCACCTGGTCAACTGCCGCTACCACTTCGCTTAAAACCTCGTTAAAGGAATCGATGGTAGTGTTGAGCGCGTTCTTGATGATCGCATGATCGCCCTTATAGTCGCCGGTTACGGCCACGTCGAGATTGCCACGCGCCATCTCTTCGAGGCACTTTGTGGCCTCGGTAATCGGTTTCAGGACGGCATCGAGAATATCATTCACGCCTTGGACGATCCGCTGGTAATTCCCCTCAAATTTGGCCGCGTCGGCCCGCTCGCTGAGTCTCCCCTCGAGGGCAGCCTCCGCCAGACTCAGCATCTCCTTCGTGATCTCCATCTCTTTGCTGATGTCGAGCACGTACTCAAGCGCCCCTATGATATTGCCTTTTTCGTCTTTAAGCGGGGCACCGGTATAGCGGATAGGCAGTTCGCCGGAAGGGAGTTTGGCCACCGTATCACCGGTAAAGACACCGTTCTGTCGCATCGCTTTGGCCACCCGGCAGTCGGGCGTGTTGCAGTGGCCCGTGTTGAAGAGGTTGTAGCACTTCTCCCCGATGCAGGCTTCCGGCGTGCGCCCGACAGCAGCGGCCCCCGCAGGGTTCATAAAGCGGACGGTGAAGTCCTTATCCACCACCATAACGGTCGTCGGGATCTTGTTGAGGTAATCAACCTTTGCCCGGGCATCCTCGATGGCGTTCCGAACGTCAGTTTTATCCATCACAATCTCGACGGCACCGATGATCTTCCCGTCCCGGTCCCGCACCGGCGCGCCGGTGTAATGAATAAAGAGGTCTTGGCCAGCGGGACGAGCGTCAGTCTCGTGTTTCTGCACGCTACCCATCGCCATCGCGCGGGCGCAGGCGCAGTTTGGCGTGTTGCAGTCGGAAGTTTTGAAGTGGCTGTAGCACTTCTGGCCACACAACTGCTCTGGGCTGAGGCCAAGGATGGCCGCTCCCGCCCGGTTGATAAAGCGAATACTAAAATCCTTGTCGATAATCATCACCGGCGCGGGTACTGCGTTGAGATAACCGACAAGAGTAGCGACCACCCGGTTGACATCTTCGATAACGCCGGCACAATCCCCGCCTTCGCCGTTCAAATTAGCGCGCGCGAAGAGGTCCCCGGCCTCCACCTTTGCCGCAAGATCCCGGATCGCCCCGGTAACCAGAGCCAGGTCCGTCTTATCCCTGATGATCCCAACAACCCCACCGGCGCCTTCTTCCGCACCGGGGAGAGGCGCGGTAGCGCATTCGAGATAGAGCTGCTTCCTGTTGACCGTTGTGTGAATAGTGACCTTTGCCCCGCTCGTGGTGCTGAAGGCGTCCTCCACCTGGCCGTCCTCCGTCCCGAGCAGGGAGGTTACCGGGGTGCCCTTCACCTGTTTCGCCGTCCTGCCCACCAGCGCGAGGAAGGCGCCGTTAGCGTAAGTCACCTTAAGATCCGCATCCACAGCTACTACTGGCTCCGGGAGAAGATCGAAGATCGCAAATTCCCCTGCCGATCCCTTGCCGCCTTTCATTAGTTACTCCCCCCTTCGTCGAAGAGCAGTTTTCCCGCGTTCAGCAGGATCTTCACCGTATCTCCGACCTTTCCCAATCCCTCGATGAAGCGGCTGCCGCTACCCTTTTTTACCTGCGGCGGCGGTTCGATCTCGCTCTTCGGGATGTCTAACACTTCCGACACTCGGTCGACAATGAGCCCGACCGCCTGCTCGGCAACGTTGATCACCACGATGCAGGTCCGCTCGTCGTAAGGACGCTCCGGAAGGCCGAAACGTAGCCGGACATCCATCACCGGGATCACCTTGCCGCGCAGGTTGATGACGCCCCGGATATAGGGCGGCACATCGGGGACTTCGGTGATCTTCTGCATCCCGATGATCTCCGTCACGTAGCGGATCTCGATCCCGTACTCCTCGTCGGCAAGAACAAAGGTGAGAAACTTGTCTTCCTGCGTATCCTCGTTCTCGTCCTCGTCTTCGAGTAGCTCAGCTTCCAGTCTTTCGTTAAGCGCCATCGGTCTCCCTCCTTTATGTGCTCATCTTCTACCATTTAAGAGGTTAAGAATCGCTCCCGCGATCTCGCCAAGGGGCAGGACAAGCTCCGCGCCGCCGCGTTCGTAGGCGACTTTGGGCATCCCGTAAACGACCGCGGTAGCCTCATCCTGCGCGATCGTCCGCGCCCCGGCCTGCCGCATCGCCACCATCCCGTTCGCGCCGTCGCTTCCCATGCCCGTCAAAATTACCCCGATAGCGTTTGGCCCCACGTATTTAGCCACCGACTCAAAGAGAACGTCGACTGAAGGGCAATGGCCGTTGACCCTTGGCCCCGGCTCGCAATCAACCAGGTAGATGCCGCCAGACCGGCGCACGCGCATGTGCCTGTCTCCCGGAGCGATGAGCACCCGGCCGGGCATTACCCGGTCGCCCGTTTTCGCCTCCACCACCTCCATAGCGCTGACTCTGTCCAGGCTTTCGGCAAAGTGCCTTGTGAAGCCGGGCGGCATATGTTGCACCACGACCACCCCCGGCGTGGTGGCCGGTAAAACCCGGACAATCCGGCGGATTGCTTCCGTTCCCCCGGTAGACGCGCCGATGGCGATTACTTTGTCCGTCGACTCGGCCAGCGCCTTGCTATCGACTTTAATTGGATTGACCGGCGCCGCCCGGTTCACCTTCCAAGCGCGCACGTTGGTAGCCGCCGCGATCTTTACCTTCCTGCGGAGTTCGGCCATCATCGCGCCCAGGCCCCGCGCGATGTCCACGCTCGGTTTGGTTACGACTTCGACCGCGCCCGCCTCGAGGGCCTGCATCGTGAGCGCCCCGCCTTTTTGGGTCAGCGCGCTCACCACCACCACCGGCAGGGGGTACTGGGGCATAAGCCGCTTTAAAAACTCGATCCCGTCCATCCGCGGCATTTCGATGTCCAGGGTGAGGACATCCGGCTTGAGCTTGACGATCTTATCCCGGGCCTGGTAGGGATCGGCCGCCACCCCGACGACCTCGATCTCCGGGTCCTGCGCCAGTCCCTGCGCCAGGATATCCCTGACCAGGGCCGAGTCGTCCACCACCAAAACCTTAACCTTCTTCTGCACCAGCGTCACCCCGGTAAAAGACTATTCTCCCAGTCCGCAAACCTTCTGGTAAACCGAGGGGTTCACGAACCGCCAAAGGCCAAGCGACCGGTCGATAGCTTCCGCGTGCCCCACGAAAAGATAGCCGCCCGGCTCGGTATACTTGTGAAAACGCTGTAAGAGTGCCCGCTGGGTGAGCGGGTCGAAGTAGATCATCACGTTCCGGCAGAAAATGGCGTGAAAGCGCCCTTTGAAAGGATAGTCGCTGCGGATCAGGTTCAGGCGCCGGAAGAGTACCAGTTGCCTTAACTCCTCCCGCACCGCCCACCGCCCGTCGGTGAGCGGCACAAAGTAGCGCTGCCGGTAAAGGGGCGGCACTCTTACAATTTCTTCTTTGCTGTAGATTCCGGCCTTTGCTTTCTCCAAAGCAGTCACGGAGATGTCGGTAGCTAAAATGCCCACGTCGAAATTCCTTAAATCGTCCCCGAAATAGTCGCTCAGAACCATCGCCAGGCTGTAAGGCTCCTCGCCCGACGCGCAGCCCGCCGACCAAACCCTGATCTCCCGCCCCCCTTTCTGCGTAATGGTCCGGCAGATCTGGGGCAACACCGTGTTCTTGAAGAAGTCGAGGTGTTCTTTCTCCCGGAAAAAGAAGGTGTGATTCGTGGAAATCCGGTCCACAAGGCGTAAAAGGGCCCGCCCGGTTGGATCCTGCAGAACATACTCGTAATACTCCCGGAAACTCCCGAAACCACCCGCCCGCAGCTCCTGCTGCAGGCGCGCGATGACGAGGTTGCGCTTCTGCGCGGTCAGGTTGATCCCGCACTTGGCGCGCACTAGATCGCTGATGAGTCGCAATTCTTCGTCGGTCAGCGTCAAGTTTTGCTCCATGGTCCCACATCCTTCGCCGGGGAAAAGACCAGGGGCGAAAAGGAGGCCAAGCTTCCGGCTAAGAGCGCCCCCTTTCGCACCAATTACCTAAAACTTGCCGAAATCCGTATCGTCCAGCGCAATAGCTTCTTCCGGCCGCTCCTTCTGCCCGGAAGCCGCCGCTTCAAGCTTGGCTGCGCCGGGTGCCGGCACGGCCCGGCGGTGTGTCTGAAGCGCGGTCCCGTAAGCGCGGCCTCCCGCCTGCTGCCAGTCCTTCAGCTTGAACCGCCGCAGCATCTCCCGCAGCAACTGGGCCTGCCCCGAAAGCTCCTGGCTCGTCGCCGCCAACTCTTCGGTGCTGGCGGTGTTCTGCTGGGTGACTTGGTCGACCTGGCCGAGCCCGACGCTCACCTGCTCGACGCCCAGCGCCTGCTCCTTCGAGGCCGACGCTACCTCGCCCACCAGGTCCGTCACCTTGGTCACGTTCTGCACGATCTCCTCGAGGGCTTTGGCCGTCTCCTCGGCGATCTTCGTTCCCAATTCCGTCTTCCGGATCGAGTCCTCGATCAGCTCCGCCGTCTCCTTGGCCGCTTTAGCGCTCCGCTGCGCTAGGTTCCGGACCTCCTCGGCCACTACGGCGAAGCCCTTACCGTGCTTGCCCGCGCGGGCCGCCTCCACGGCGGCGTTAAGCGCCAGCAGGTTCGTCTGGAAGGCGATCTCCTCGATCGCCTTGATGATCTTCGAGATGTTGGCCGCCGATTCGTTGATCTCGCCCATCGCCCTAACCATGCCGCCCATCTGCTCGTTGCCCCGCTCCGCGCTCTCCCGCGCCTGCAGCGCCAGGCGGTTGGCTTGGCTGGCGTTGTCTGCGTTGAGCTTTGTCTGGGCCGCAATCTGCTGCATGGAGGCGTTGCTTTCCTCAAGTGCACTCGCCGATTCGGTGGCGCCCTGCGCTAACGCCTGGCTGGTGTCGGCGATCTGCTGCGCCCCGCTCGCCACCTGTTCGACAGCGTTGGCTGCCTGACCCAAAAACTCATTGAACGCCTCAATGGCCGTATTAACGGCGTTCTTGATGACGGCGTGGTCACCTTGGTAGTCACCAGTTACCGCCACCGTGAGATTGCCTGTAGCGACCTCCTTGAGCACTGCCGCGGCCTCGTTAATCGGCCGCATTACCGCATCGATGACATTATTAATCCCTTTAATGATGCCCCTAAACTCCCAATCGATCTTGTCTGCGTCTCCCCGGACGTTGAGCCGGCCACTCACTGCCGCGTCTACCAGGTGCCTCGTTTCGCCGAGGAGTCCACCAATAATCCCGTTGATATTTCGGGCAAAGAAGGCCCCCATTACAACCACCAGCAGAACGCCCAGAACAATGGCGCCGATGACCGTCCTCTCCGCCACCGCCTGCGTCCGGTCGGCAACCTTCATGTCTTCCTCAGCTTGGCGCGCGGTAAGCTGCACCAGTTCCCCGAGTAGCGTCTCTGCCGTGGCGGCCGCATCTGCTTCCCGCCCCAAAGCCACGGCCTGCATCCTATCATAGAAGCCTTTATCCCCGGTCCGAGCGTATTCCTCGGCCAACCGGATAAACTCCGTGTGCTCTTGCCGCCAGGCTTCCCAGGCGGCGGTAAACTTTTCCCAGCGTGCCTGCTCGGCCTCGCTCTTCGGCAGAGATGCGTACTTCTGCCAACTTTCCTCTATTTCCCGCCACGCCGCCGCCACCGCCTTGAGTTCGGCATCCCGCTGGGCGCCGGTGATACCAGGAACCAGCAGCGCCCGTTCCGCTCTTAAGATGTCCATCTGAAGCTCCCGGATGGTGAGTAACGCCTGGGTGCCCGGCAGCGTCACCTCCGCCGTCCGGTCGTAGTTTTTCATCGTCACCGCCATGCCCCTCAAGCCGAGAAGCCCCACCAGTAAAGTGATCAGGGTCGCCATCGCCAAAGCTACGGTTATTTTGGTGGCCAGTTTCATTTTCCCGAACATGCACAGCCCCCCTAAAATCTTCCTGTTTTGTTCCGACAAGAGCTCAATCTTCTCATAACTTTACATCCAGCAACCCTCCCTTAACCGAAATGCGCCGCCCTTGTTTTGTCTAACTCAGCATCCCCTCCACAGAATGCACCAGGTCGGCGATATCTAAGATCATA
It encodes the following:
- a CDS encoding putative toxin-antitoxin system toxin component, PIN family: MRIALDTNVLVSGLLKGYSTAGMIVRLVAGGLVQVVYDARILTEYREVLARPKFSFEESLVKAILVQIEEEGVLVTTAPLPERLPDPDDEPFLEVARAAGVILVTGNKKHFPRVACGPVRVMSPTEFIRFWRESCGGL
- a CDS encoding ATP-binding protein encodes the protein MREIVVLSGKGGTGKTTLTGAFAALGQDLVLADADVDAANLHLLLSPTVLTKEPFYGGRLPVVDQEKCTRCGMCTERCRFDAIEDGVVDETACEGCAVCYHVCPAGAITLAERLSGHLYSATTPYGPFVYAELGVGQENSGKLVVRVKEKARHLAQETRRKYLLIDGPPGIGCPVIASLSGADLAVLVTEPTAAGKHDLARVLELARHFGVQVGVCVNKADIDPEMSAAIEAYCHDAGAAFLGRIPFARAVVKAQLAHQPVTEATAGAAGKAVRDIWEGALALL
- a CDS encoding NifB/NifX family molybdenum-iron cluster-binding protein, which gives rise to MKIAVSAAAARPEAAVDGHFGRCAYFVIYDTAAQSWQAIANPASGAGGGAGIQAAQAVVDQGVNVVVTGSLGPNAYRVLQAAGIRCFTGARGTVKEAVAAYEKGALKEVRDEPAPRPGMGMGRGRQMSLRKGGE
- a CDS encoding NifB/NifX family molybdenum-iron cluster-binding protein, whose protein sequence is MKVAVATENGYVAQHFGHCPAFTLAEVVNGQVKEKTVIPNPGHQPGFLPGYLADLGVTHVIAGGIGARAQELFLSRGVVPLVGVRGRVDEALDAFLAGRLATGPSLCDHGAGEHGHGRCGGGCGGQDR
- the ytfJ gene encoding GerW family sporulation protein, with protein sequence MGGGEASLEHPIEGLMKTAMENIRSIVDVNTVVGDPVETPDGTVIIPVSRVTCGFAAGGSAFPGEQGGQADGELPFGGGSGAGVSVQPVGFLTVKGENIRLIPVEGNHFAERLLELTPQVLEKIEALKQRKAGQQ
- a CDS encoding P-loop NTPase translates to MIVAVLSGKGGTGKTTVAVNLALSIGEELCFLDCDVEEPNAHLLLHPKISKTTPVYLPVPVFQEGKCNSCGRCVEVCAYNALALIGDAVLVFAEMCHGCGGCTYFCPTGALTEGQREIGVITEGRAGKVIFGGGRLRVGEALVPPLIKNLRRREWGTAHTIIDCPPGASCPVVHAVRGVDFGLVVTEPTPFGRHDLEVVVAMLDLLGIAAGVVINKADLGDSGVRDFCRERGLPVLAEIPFDLEIARAGAAGTPFTERLPAWRDAFRALWREIGGIVGRARDRGAQR
- a CDS encoding DUF5320 domain-containing protein is translated as MPWGYGYGFGRGFGFGRWHAAPWCRRRFWGAPYWYGFPEEKEFLKNEASFLRQQLEAIEKRLQELQKQE
- a CDS encoding type II toxin-antitoxin system Phd/YefM family antitoxin; this translates as MKFISVRNLRLRSGEIWRQLQQEKEMVITLNGRPVAILAGVEGEDVMEYLATLRRTRAMLSVNKIQERARQTGKDKITAAEIDKEIRAVRRSRTR
- a CDS encoding sensor domain-containing diguanylate cyclase; the encoded protein is MQATRREFLYFSLFYAAVTLFGTGLYVVHDRLPEVPLHLAGEVLATTLSLGVFLVLWYASQWSERLEHYVLGVFFLGVAVLNLFYALSVPALPDFVLANSSAKALFFWVGGRLFAAAGLFCGGMTGETRRTTSALRYLLVGLGLVATAAFTTVAFKFGSVLGSVSSGTANLSSTAGNIELIAALLTGGAAVRYALKYLRSGELLYLMMVRVTGVFLASTVSSLLAIHGSEFFNYLAHIYKLVAFFLLFHAIFLVAVKEPFLRLLQVQENLRWVNENLDTLVSLRTADLRAVNERLRRAATTDYLTGALNRRYFLQKAQEVMLQAKVIRRPFSVLMMDIDGFKKINDTLGHQVGDQCLQQLVILAKANLRQNDVIGRYGGDEFAVLLPQADAQEAASVAERVIAAVAQNANPPFTISVGIASFPQHGDSVEEILAAADAALYGAKHSGRNQYFIYEPQPAAV